The genome window ATAATAAAACAATTTTTATTGGTATATTTTAGGCAAGTAAGTAATGAAAATTATCTATCTTTATTCTCAAGATATGATTAAAGTCCCTTAAGAAATTAACCGTTAAATTTCGACAACAGAAAATTCTTTTCAAATCTTAATTTGAAATCATAACCTGCAAAACAATTATAACAGTAAAAATTGGTATATATATCGCTTCCTAATCGCAACATTTTCGAGAAGGTGTCAAAGAAACCGTGAGACGAAAATCTGCCAAATACTGCTCCAATATCACCATCTGAGATAAGTTTAAACTATAATAAACCCATCGCCCCTCCTGACGGGTACGCACCAAACCAGCTTCCTTCAAAGTTTTGAGGTGAAAAGATAACTTTGATTGACTGATATTTAAAACCTCCAACAACTCACATACGCACAACTCTTGATTTCTCAACAAATTTAATACTTCAATCCGAATAGAATCAGATAACGCATGAAATCCTTTTTTTATGTTAGTTTTTTCTTCTACTTCTGCAATGCTCATTAAAGTTATAGTATTAAGGTACAAAATTCAGCTTTGATACTTACCCTTGGGAAATTTTCACCTAACGAAGTAGGTAATCCTGTGTCACTTGTTACCCAAAAACCAAGTATTTAAAGTTCTCATCTTGTTTTTTAACGTCCACGTTACTATTAATTGTACATCTTATTGCCATTACCATCAAAAAAACAAGAGCAATGCTTGTAAAAGAAGCACTAGCGAAGTAATTATCTTCCGTAGTTTATGCATAGTGTCTCTCGTTGATTTGTGTCTGAGAAAATCAGAATATTCATGGGGCTTAACAAAGTAACGCAATCTAATTATTTACTTTTTATGATGGCTTGCTCAATAAAATTTGACTCAATATTAATCATTATGCTATGATTAAATCTAGTTTAATTGCTGAATTTATTATGTAATTAAAACTCCCTAATATGAAGGTAGCTTATAATACATTGTTCTATTTCTCAGAAAAAAGCCTAGTAGCTAAAAGTAATTTTTAATGTTATTTTCAACATAAAATATCTAATACTATTGTAATTATTTTATTTTTTAAGTATAGATTAAATTAAGTTTAACATACTAAAACATGAGTAAATCTAATGCAATTCTAATAGATAGCTGATAGTTTTATATTTTTAAAAAGTAAAAATAACTATCCCACTCAAAAATTGTAATTCGATAAATAGATCTCAATATATAATCGAAGGCAAAATACTGTAATTATTCATAAACCATAAAAAACAATGAAATCATCTCTAGTCATTCTCTATCACCGTCAACCCTATGACGAAGTAATTGAAAACGGAAAAACTTTTTATCGTGATAAAAAAAGCCCTAATGGTATCGTACCAACCCTAAGAAGTTTCTTTAATAGTGTTGATAAAGGAACTTGGATTGCTTGGCGACAGGTTGCTAAAAAAGAACAATCTACTTTCCAAGAAAGGGTACAGGTAGAGGAAGAAAGGTCTAATTACAGCGTTTTACGTATTCCCCTTTCCCCCAATCAGGTAAAGGAATTTTATCATATCACTTCAAAAGAAGCCTTCTGGCCTATTCTTCATTCCTTCCCTTATCACTTCACTTCTGAGTCTTCTGAGTGGGAAAATTTTAAAGAAATTAACCGATTATTTGCTGAGGCCGCTTGTAAGGAAGCGGCTGATGATGCTCTTATTTGGGTACACGACTATAACCTATGGTTAGCCCCTAAATATATTAGGGAAATGAAACCTAATGCGAGAATTGCTTTCTTCCACCACACTCCTTTCCCCTCGGTGGATGTATTTAATATTCTGCCTTGGCGTGAGGAAATTATTAAAAGTCTGTTGTGTTGTGATGTGGTAGGTTTCCATATTCCTCGTTATTCGGAAAACTTTGTCAATGTAACCCGTAGTTTATTACCTGTGGAAGTAGTGGAAAGACAACCTGTACAAGGACATTTTACTAAATGTGGAACTGCTTTGGCTGAGCCTGAAATGGTAACTAAGTTACGTTATAACGGGCAGGATGTAACTGTTGATGCTTTCCCTGTGGGTACTAACCCCGATTACATTACTTCTGTGTTGGCCACGGCAGAATCCCAGAAAAAATATGAGGAAATCAAAGAGGAGTTGAATGGACGTAAGTTAATTATTGCCGCTGGTAGAATTGATTATGTGAAGGGTAATCAGGAGATGTTAGAAGCTTTTGGTCGTTTATTGGAACGCCGTCCAGAGCTACATGGTAAGGTTAATTTTATTGTCAGTTGTGTGTCGGCGGCGGCGGGTATGAGGGTTTATAAAACTACTCAAAATAAAATTGAGCAGTTGGTAGGACAAATTAATGGTAAGTTTGCCCGTTTGGATTGGACTCCTATTATTCTGTTTACTAAACCTATTCCTTTTACTGATTTGTTGGCGTATTATCGAGCGGCGGATATTTGTTGGACTACTCCTTTGCGCGATGGTTTAAACTTAGTTGCAAAGGAATATATTTCTGCCCATAAGGATGAGAGTGGCGTATTAATTCTCTCTGAGTTTGTGGGGGCTGCGGTGGAATTGCCCGAGGCTCTCTTGACTAATCCTTATTCTGTAACCCGCATGGATACAGCTATTGATAAGGCT of Cyanobacterium sp. HL-69 contains these proteins:
- a CDS encoding ArsR family transcriptional regulator yields the protein MSIAEVEEKTNIKKGFHALSDSIRIEVLNLLRNQELCVCELLEVLNISQSKLSFHLKTLKEAGLVRTRQEGRWVYYSLNLSQMVILEQYLADFRLTVSLTPSRKCCD
- the ggpS-2 gene encoding glucosylglycerol-phosphate synthase GgpS, with amino-acid sequence MKSSLVILYHRQPYDEVIENGKTFYRDKKSPNGIVPTLRSFFNSVDKGTWIAWRQVAKKEQSTFQERVQVEEERSNYSVLRIPLSPNQVKEFYHITSKEAFWPILHSFPYHFTSESSEWENFKEINRLFAEAACKEAADDALIWVHDYNLWLAPKYIREMKPNARIAFFHHTPFPSVDVFNILPWREEIIKSLLCCDVVGFHIPRYSENFVNVTRSLLPVEVVERQPVQGHFTKCGTALAEPEMVTKLRYNGQDVTVDAFPVGTNPDYITSVLATAESQKKYEEIKEELNGRKLIIAAGRIDYVKGNQEMLEAFGRLLERRPELHGKVNFIVSCVSAAAGMRVYKTTQNKIEQLVGQINGKFARLDWTPIILFTKPIPFTDLLAYYRAADICWTTPLRDGLNLVAKEYISAHKDESGVLILSEFVGAAVELPEALLTNPYSVTRMDTAIDKALVMPEDEQRERMDAMYKTVSTYDVKYWGDRLLDVFGKIPKK